From the Fulvia fulva chromosome 2, complete sequence genome, one window contains:
- a CDS encoding Ecp28-3 — translation MRVLFTTLSALALFFAASVEACANYEDCKCHVPGTDLQNNEATQKACDQYARDHNAQAKFSADPHHQCTTSGLSNGVIDNCDFDTACKAQGDFEQYCWHKVGPFD, via the exons ATGCGTGTCCTGTTCACCACCCTCTCAGCATTGGCTCTCTTCTTCGCCGCTAGTGTTGAAGCATGTGCTAACTACGAAGATTGCAAATGCCATGTGCCAGGCACTGACCTGCAGAACAATGAAGCCACACAAAAGGCTTGCGATCAGTACGCCAGAGACCACAACGCTCAGGCCAAGTTCTCTGCGGACCCTCATCATCAG TGTACCACGAGTGGACTTAGCAATGGAGTGATCGATAACTGCGACTTTGACACTGCTTGCAAAGCTCAGGGAGATTTTGAGCA GTACTGCTGGCACAAAGTCGGACCTTTCGATTAG